The DNA sequence TGTGATCCGGAGGTGTTGCCCCGAACATTACTACTTGTCTACTGTAAGCCGGGTTATTAGCATTTGCTAAATTTGTAGAAGTTACAGACAATGCCTGCTGATGAGCGAACAAACTGGATTTTGCAATCCCGAAAATACTGTTTAGTGCCATTTCATCCTTTCCTATCTACAATAGCTCTATTCTTTGAATTTAGTACAGCCGTAATTGTTTCGTTTATTAAACTTCTGGATTGCTGAATAAGAATTAAGTTTTGTTGATTTATTTTTTGTATTTCTTTAATTGTTTTTTTAATACTTATTTCAAGCGAAGAAATAATTTTAAATAAATTACTGTCTATTTTATTTTTAATATTCTCGAGTAATACTTCAAGTTTATATCTCGCATTAGTAATATTAAACTCTGTAAATATTTCTTCCATTAATTTCAGTCGAGTTTCTTCAGTTAGTTGAATTGATAAAAGTAATTTTTCCTCTTTAGATACGGATTCTTTTATATTTTCATTTCTGCAATTAACCAAAGCAATTTGTTTTTCAAGCACGGACTGTAATAATTTTTCTAGATTTATATTTTGCTTTTCCAATACTGCAATCAATTTTTCAATGTTCATTTTTTATTCCAATATATTTATATAGTTGTTAACTCGTGCAATATAATTTTGAGTTTCCTTAAATGGAGGAACACCATCATATTTATTAACGTTGCCCGGGCCCGCATTATATGCCGCTAACGCAAGTGTTGTATCTCCATTATATTGTTTTAATAATTTCGATAAATATTTAACTCCGCCGTGAATATTATCTTTCGGATCAAAGGGATTTAAAACGCCCATATCTGTCGCCGTTGAATCCATTAACTGCATTAACCCTTTTGCATCAGCTTTTGATTTTGCATTAGCGTTACCTGCTGATTCTGTAAGTATTATCGACTTAATTAATTTTTTATCTACATCATATTTATTAGATGCTTCCGCAATAATCGGTTCAAATTTTTCTAATCTTTTTAATGCACTATTACTTGGAGTAGTTTTTTCAATATTCTTTATAGCTTCGGTAACTTTACTATCAACAGCATTTACATTAGGTTTCGAAATATTTTTTTTATTCACAGCATTCAGATTTTCACCGGTCATACTTTTATATATTTTATCTGCAATTCCCATTCCCTTTGTGTTGGAAATATGTTTTGCCATTTCTGTTTCAAACAAAACATCTAATACATCGCCGCCATAATTTTCATTTCCAAATAAGCCATCTGTCGTTTTTGTCATACTCTTTATCATCATTGCAGTAAGCATACTTTCAAAATCTTTTGAAGCTTGTGCTAATTTTGTTTTCTCTTCTTTTGAATATCTTTCATCTGCAATTTTACCTTGCTTAATGTGGGATTCCGGTTTCGTTATTTTTAATTCTAAATAATTCATTTTACATTATCACTAATTCTGCAGTTAGCGCGCCGGCTTCTTTCAATGCTTGAAATATTGCTATAATATCTCTTGGTGAAACCTTTAATGAATTTAACGCAGCAGCAACTTCCTGAGCATTTGATGCACCATCAATTGTATAAGTGCTTGTTTCATTTTCATTCTCTTTAACATCCGGAACTTGATTATTAAATAACATCGTATTTCCCTGTGAAAATGGTGAAGGCTGAGATATTAAAGGAAATGATTTTATAGTAATATTTAAACTTCCGTGAGAAATTGAAACCGGTGCAATTCTTACATTTGTGCCGGAAATTACAGTACCTGTTCTTTCATTCAATACAACTTTTGCTATTACATCTTTTTGCACATTTATTAATTCAACTCTTGAAAGAAAATCAGATATATTATTTTCACCGGTTGGTATTGCTAAAGATACTTCAGCGGCATCAATAGATGTCGCAATTGTTGAACCAAATACTGTGTTAATAGAATCTGCAATTGATTTTGAAGTTGTAAAATCCGGATCTTTCAGTACAACGCTTAATTCTGTTGGAGCAAAACCTTCTTCAAGAATTGGTTTTTCTAAAACGCCTCCATTAGGAATTCTTCCGCTCAGTGCATGATTTTTAGCAACTCTTCCGCCACTGCTTGTGTTTATATCATAACCGCCGATTGATATTGCACCTTGACTCATTGCATAAACATTACCGTCACTTTTTGAAAGAGGTGTCATCAATAAAGTTCCACCCATTAAACTTTTCGCATCTCCTAGTGAAGAAATTGAAACATCAAATTCGCTTCCTTGTTTTGCTAAATTACTCACCTTTGCAGTTACCATAACTGCGGCAACATTTCTTGTTCTTAAATTTGCATCCGGAACAGTAATCCCAAATCTTTTTAACATACTTGTTACTGATTGAACTGTAAATGTTGATCTATAACTATCGCCGGTGCCGCTTAAGCCTACAACTAATCCATAACCAATTAGCTGTTCAGAGTTTATGCCTTTGAAATATGCAATGTCTTTTATTCTTTGGCTATAAATTAAGTTTGATAAAAACACTATTAATAAAATTGATTTAATAATTTTCATATTCTTCCTCTAAAATAACCAATGGAAAAGTTTTGTTATCCAACCCGGATCTTGCATATTCTTTATTTGTCCTTCACTTTGGAAAATAATTTCCGCATCGGAAATATTATATGAATAAACTGTGTTATCAGTTTGAATATCTGAGCTTCGTACAATTCCTCTAATTGTAATCATTTGTTCTTCATCATTAATTACAATTTTTCTGCTTCCTTTAATTCTTAATAATCCATTTGCTAAAACTGAATCTATCATTGCGCTTAATTTTGTTCTTACCATTCCTGAAGATTTTGCAGAGCCGCTTCCTTTAAAATCATTTCTTGAACCTAAATCTAAATCAACACTTGGCAATGCTGTTGCATCCAGACCCCCATCAAGTCCAAACCCCACATCACTTTCTCTTCCTGTTGATTTCTCAGCTTCATTTGATGCTTCGGAAGATTCCACAACTATTATTGTAATAGCATCTCCAAGACTTGCTGCTTTATAATCTGAGAATAATGATCTAAATCCGTTTTGAGTCATATTTTGTCCATTTACTAAAAATGGAATTGATAAAATAAATACTATAATATTTTTCATTTTTTACTCAACTATTTTTACTGTATTATAATTTATTATTACCGCTTTGAATATTTTTTTATCTTCAGTTCTAATTTTTATAACATCTCCTACCTTCCCTTCAGTTCTGGCTGCTGCGTTAAAACTTATATGAATAATTCCCTTACTGTAAACTGCATTTACGTTGTCTCCGATTTTAACATCGGGAATTACCTCAACCATATTTTTACCAATAACTGATTCTGAAGAAATATTAATTCTTGCTCTAAATTTATTTATGTTATCAAAATTTAAAATTGGTTCTGTTCTAAGTGATGTAATTTCCTTTTCTTCAATAATAAAATCGCCCAAATTTAGTTCTTCATCTTTGTTAATGTTTCTTGTAGAAACAAGAACATCCTGATATAATTTCATTTTAAGAGTAATTATTCCTTGCTTTGTTTCTCCGTTTTGCATAAAATAATTTACTGGAACGTAAGCGTAATTATTTTCAAGTTTGAATTC is a window from the Ignavibacteriota bacterium genome containing:
- the flgN gene encoding flagellar export chaperone FlgN — encoded protein: MNIEKLIAVLEKQNINLEKLLQSVLEKQIALVNCRNENIKESVSKEEKLLLSIQLTEETRLKLMEEIFTEFNITNARYKLEVLLENIKNKIDSNLFKIISSLEISIKKTIKEIQKINQQNLILIQQSRSLINETITAVLNSKNRAIVDRKG
- a CDS encoding transglycosylase SLT domain-containing protein: MNYLELKITKPESHIKQGKIADERYSKEEKTKLAQASKDFESMLTAMMIKSMTKTTDGLFGNENYGGDVLDVLFETEMAKHISNTKGMGIADKIYKSMTGENLNAVNKKNISKPNVNAVDSKVTEAIKNIEKTTPSNSALKRLEKFEPIIAEASNKYDVDKKLIKSIILTESAGNANAKSKADAKGLMQLMDSTATDMGVLNPFDPKDNIHGGVKYLSKLLKQYNGDTTLALAAYNAGPGNVNKYDGVPPFKETQNYIARVNNYINILE
- a CDS encoding flagellar basal body P-ring protein FlgI; this encodes MKIIKSILLIVFLSNLIYSQRIKDIAYFKGINSEQLIGYGLVVGLSGTGDSYRSTFTVQSVTSMLKRFGITVPDANLRTRNVAAVMVTAKVSNLAKQGSEFDVSISSLGDAKSLMGGTLLMTPLSKSDGNVYAMSQGAISIGGYDINTSSGGRVAKNHALSGRIPNGGVLEKPILEEGFAPTELSVVLKDPDFTTSKSIADSINTVFGSTIATSIDAAEVSLAIPTGENNISDFLSRVELINVQKDVIAKVVLNERTGTVISGTNVRIAPVSISHGSLNITIKSFPLISQPSPFSQGNTMLFNNQVPDVKENENETSTYTIDGASNAQEVAAALNSLKVSPRDIIAIFQALKEAGALTAELVIM
- a CDS encoding flagellar basal body L-ring protein FlgH yields the protein MKNIIVFILSIPFLVNGQNMTQNGFRSLFSDYKAASLGDAITIIVVESSEASNEAEKSTGRESDVGFGLDGGLDATALPSVDLDLGSRNDFKGSGSAKSSGMVRTKLSAMIDSVLANGLLRIKGSRKIVINDEEQMITIRGIVRSSDIQTDNTVYSYNISDAEIIFQSEGQIKNMQDPGWITKLFHWLF
- the flgA gene encoding flagellar basal body P-ring formation protein FlgA; protein product: MILAIKILLGILLLSNSNEVIENYLKKHLSNFKKYEYEITKPGNKNIIPDESREFKLENNYAYVPVNYFMQNGETKQGIITLKMKLYQDVLVSTRNINKDEELNLGDFIIEEKEITSLRTEPILNFDNINKFRARINISSESVIGKNMVEVIPDVKIGDNVNAVYSKGIIHISFNAAARTEGKVGDVIKIRTEDKKIFKAVIINYNTVKIVE